A window from Staphylococcus succinus encodes these proteins:
- a CDS encoding GNAT family N-acetyltransferase, which translates to MAEIKQGTNKFYIGDDENNPQAEITFQSQDDNQIDINHTGVPDELGGQGIGSSLVKSVVDYARDNDLKVVASCPFAKSVIEKNPEYQDVYVG; encoded by the coding sequence ATGGCTGAAATTAAACAAGGTACAAATAAATTCTATATTGGTGACGATGAGAATAATCCACAAGCAGAAATCACTTTCCAATCACAAGACGATAATCAAATTGACATTAATCATACTGGTGTTCCTGATGAATTAGGCGGCCAAGGCATTGGTTCTTCACTTGTTAAATCTGTAGTTGACTACGCCCGCGACAACGATTTAAAAGTAGTAGCATCTTGTCCATTCGCCAAGAGTGTCATTGAAAAGAATCCAGAATATCAAGATGTATATGTAGGTTAA